From Levilactobacillus zymae, a single genomic window includes:
- the yidD gene encoding membrane protein insertion efficiency factor YidD — protein MRRLLMGLVRGYQRWISPLFPPTCRYYPTCSTYMLQALAKHGAVKGSLMGIARILRCHPFVHGGVDPVPDHFSLRRNVAAERAYRQAMGLDDETQTTIK, from the coding sequence ATGCGACGATTGTTAATGGGACTGGTTCGCGGCTATCAGCGGTGGATCTCACCACTGTTTCCGCCAACCTGTCGGTATTATCCAACCTGTTCGACCTATATGCTTCAGGCGTTAGCTAAGCACGGGGCAGTGAAGGGCAGCTTGATGGGCATAGCTCGTATTTTACGGTGTCACCCCTTTGTTCACGGCGGAGTTGATCCGGTACCAGATCACTTCTCCCTGCGCCGCAATGTGGCGGCAGAACGCGCTTATCGGCAGGCGATGGGCTTGGACGATGAGACGCAAACCACAATCAAGTAA
- a CDS encoding DUF2969 domain-containing protein, which translates to MSKREKAVQVTVDEQKLPDGTTMSVLKIGKDTIGTVQPLADRFAAQLTDGDVYHVKTVDEGVEVLLRDYHLHRG; encoded by the coding sequence ATGAGTAAACGAGAAAAGGCGGTTCAAGTGACCGTGGATGAACAAAAATTACCCGACGGCACGACGATGTCCGTTTTGAAGATTGGCAAGGACACCATCGGCACGGTTCAGCCCTTAGCAGATCGATTCGCAGCACAATTAACGGACGGCGATGTCTACCACGTTAAGACCGTCGATGAAGGTGTGGAGGTTCTGTTACGGGACTACCACCTGCACCGGGGATAA